The proteins below are encoded in one region of Terriglobia bacterium:
- the trpC gene encoding indole-3-glycerol phosphate synthase TrpC, with protein sequence MTTLDQILAATRERVDRAKEQAQLRPLEKAAAAHIPRGFRKRLAAMSQLGPAVIGELKKASPSKGTIRGTFPVGTLANQLARGGASALSVLTDEEFFHGSLANLLEASAATNLPCLRKDFIIDEFQITEARAHHADAILLILAALDDATFRRLLDYARALDLDALCEVHDEEELKRAIEGGADIIGVNSRNLKTFQVSMDTLIDLAESIPNHVLRVAESGIDSGSEIRELHGAGYQAFLIGETLMRADDPGQKLQQLLQDAGWYSPSTSTSPHWRGTVQ encoded by the coding sequence ATGACCACTCTGGACCAGATTCTTGCCGCTACCCGTGAACGCGTTGACCGCGCCAAGGAACAGGCACAGCTGCGTCCTTTGGAAAAGGCGGCCGCGGCGCACATACCGCGCGGCTTTCGCAAGCGGCTGGCTGCCATGTCCCAGTTGGGACCGGCAGTGATTGGCGAGTTAAAAAAAGCCTCTCCATCCAAAGGAACGATTCGCGGAACTTTTCCCGTGGGAACGCTGGCCAACCAGCTTGCTCGTGGCGGAGCGTCTGCATTGTCAGTGCTTACCGATGAAGAATTTTTTCATGGATCGCTGGCGAATTTGCTGGAGGCTTCTGCCGCTACCAATCTGCCTTGCCTGCGCAAGGATTTTATTATCGATGAATTTCAAATCACTGAAGCCCGCGCTCATCACGCTGACGCCATCCTCTTAATTCTGGCGGCGCTGGATGATGCTACGTTCCGCCGGCTTCTGGATTACGCCCGCGCGCTGGACCTGGATGCCCTGTGTGAAGTCCACGACGAAGAGGAGTTGAAGCGCGCGATTGAGGGCGGCGCGGATATCATCGGCGTGAATAGCCGCAATCTCAAGACGTTTCAGGTCAGTATGGATACGCTGATTGATCTGGCGGAGAGCATTCCCAATCACGTGCTTCGCGTGGCCGAAAGCGGAATTGATAGCGGTTCTGAAATCCGCGAGTTGCACGGCGCCGGGTACCAGGCATTCCTGATTGGTGAAACGCTCATGCGCGCTGACGATCCCGGGCAGAAACTGCAACAGCTATTACAGGATGCAGGATGGTATTCGCCATCCACCTCGACTTCTCCACATTGGCGTGGCACAGTCCAGTAA
- a CDS encoding class I SAM-dependent methyltransferase, with the protein MDTTRSNVGVGTQFLAGVMARPYFATEPWLFRQIMQALALSIQQSAISQGNVVPAALQDFTFIDLGSGKGRALLMAAQYGFKRIIGVEFMPELHRVAQENIRKYTAHRTEASPDHLCGTGTPACAAEMVRDEGTDKSVCATKAASIESFCMDALDFEFPAAPLVVYLFNPFSEATFVTVLENLRKSIEHAPRPVCIAYRFTEHEKLLAEAGWLEKTAGTEQWAIYQNHRDRSRSSEHLRRRIFTTGGAKVQRETDLC; encoded by the coding sequence ATGGACACCACGCGCTCCAATGTCGGCGTGGGCACGCAGTTCCTGGCAGGCGTGATGGCGCGTCCTTATTTTGCGACGGAACCGTGGCTGTTCCGGCAGATCATGCAGGCATTAGCGCTCAGCATTCAGCAATCGGCAATCAGCCAGGGAAACGTTGTCCCAGCCGCGTTGCAAGACTTCACCTTTATCGATCTCGGTTCGGGCAAGGGACGTGCATTGCTGATGGCCGCGCAGTACGGATTTAAAAGGATTATCGGCGTGGAGTTCATGCCGGAGTTGCATCGGGTAGCCCAGGAAAATATCCGCAAATACACGGCGCACCGCACTGAAGCATCTCCTGATCATTTGTGTGGCACAGGCACTCCTGCCTGTGCTGCTGAAATGGTGAGGGATGAAGGCACAGACAAGAGTGTCTGTGCCACAAAAGCTGCATCCATCGAAAGTTTCTGTATGGACGCGCTCGATTTCGAATTTCCCGCCGCCCCGCTGGTGGTCTATCTGTTCAATCCGTTTTCTGAAGCGACGTTTGTGACTGTCCTGGAGAATTTACGAAAGTCTATTGAACATGCGCCGCGGCCGGTTTGCATCGCGTATCGATTCACCGAGCATGAAAAGCTTTTGGCTGAAGCAGGATGGCTGGAAAAAACTGCAGGGACCGAGCAATGGGCGATCTATCAGAATCACCGAGATCGCTCGCGATCGTCCGAACATCTCCGTCGTCGGATCTTCACCACAGGGGGTGCGAAGGTGCAAAGGGAGACTGATCTGTGTTAG
- a CDS encoding SMI1/KNR4 family protein, with protein MLDGEFLAEFKRLTELRWKNAAIHQDIFGFQVQSGTRWLPGLSINEIAKYEQALGIVVPSDLRTFLQCANGTDLPLVNVHGSPKEVFGLYSYPRDLKAVLQRIAEVEADRTAITTELSEQGFTLRAETKLVPIYFHRYIACESNPANSVVLSIHGRDAIVYSNSMHEYLVKEFLCDV; from the coding sequence GTGTTAGACGGCGAGTTCCTGGCTGAATTTAAACGGCTCACTGAGTTGAGATGGAAGAATGCTGCCATCCATCAGGATATCTTTGGATTTCAAGTTCAATCTGGTACGCGATGGCTGCCAGGCCTTTCTATCAACGAGATTGCAAAGTATGAACAGGCTCTGGGCATCGTTGTCCCCAGTGATCTACGGACTTTCCTGCAGTGTGCGAATGGAACAGATTTGCCGTTAGTAAACGTACACGGCTCACCGAAAGAGGTCTTTGGACTATATTCCTACCCGCGGGACTTAAAAGCTGTGCTGCAAAGGATTGCAGAAGTTGAAGCAGATCGTACTGCAATTACTACAGAGCTATCTGAACAAGGATTCACGCTTCGTGCGGAAACAAAGCTGGTTCCAATTTATTTCCATCGCTATATAGCATGTGAATCGAATCCCGCCAACAGCGTTGTTTTATCGATTCACGGCAGAGACGCCATCGTTTATTCAAACTCGATGCACGAGTACTTGGTCAAGGAATTCCTTTGTGACGTCTAG
- a CDS encoding cobalamin B12-binding domain-containing protein, translated as MSSDRKIRVLVAKPGLDGHDRGAKVIARALRDAGMEVIYTGLRQTPEMIVNSALQEDVDVIGLSILSGAHNAIVPRVSDLLKQNKMDDVLFVIGGIIPEQDFDFLKKSGVSAIFNPGTPMDDIAEFIRKNVKPRGLITA; from the coding sequence ATGTCATCTGACCGCAAAATCCGTGTGCTTGTTGCCAAACCCGGTCTTGATGGGCATGATCGCGGCGCTAAGGTTATTGCCCGCGCACTGCGCGACGCCGGCATGGAAGTGATCTATACCGGGCTGCGGCAGACCCCGGAAATGATTGTCAACTCGGCATTGCAGGAAGACGTGGACGTGATTGGCTTGTCCATTCTTTCCGGCGCACACAACGCCATCGTTCCGCGTGTGTCTGATCTGCTCAAGCAAAACAAAATGGATGACGTGCTGTTCGTGATCGGCGGCATCATTCCAGAACAGGATTTCGATTTTCTAAAAAAATCCGGCGTCAGCGCTATCTTCAACCCTGGTACGCCGATGGATGACATTGCAGAGTTCATCCGCAAAAACGTAAAACCGCGCGGTCTCATCACAGCCTGA
- a CDS encoding DNA-3-methyladenine glycosylase: MKKALDHLKKSDAILASIIARVGPCKMAYRDPTFEMLARAIVFQQLSTKAARTIYGRLEEAAGGALTPESIQNLSVGEMRRAGLSRQKLGYIRDLAEHALSGKVDFAKLPAMSDEEVIASLTDIKGVGVWTAHMFLLFSLRRPNVLPIGDLGVRMAIQKAYRKRKMPTPKQVEQIAKGWHPYCSFAAWYLWRSLELPKDENLNHRGRRGTRRVLKSRTK; this comes from the coding sequence ATGAAAAAGGCCCTTGATCATCTCAAGAAATCCGACGCAATCCTTGCCTCTATTATTGCCCGCGTTGGGCCTTGCAAGATGGCCTATCGCGATCCAACGTTTGAAATGCTGGCGCGGGCCATTGTGTTCCAGCAGTTGAGCACCAAAGCCGCGCGGACGATCTATGGCCGTCTTGAAGAAGCCGCCGGCGGCGCGCTCACGCCTGAATCGATCCAGAACCTGAGTGTGGGTGAGATGCGGCGGGCCGGGCTTTCGCGGCAGAAGCTCGGCTACATCCGTGACCTCGCAGAGCACGCTCTCAGCGGCAAAGTGGATTTTGCCAAGCTTCCCGCCATGAGTGACGAAGAAGTGATTGCGTCGCTGACCGATATCAAAGGCGTGGGCGTGTGGACGGCGCACATGTTCCTGCTGTTTTCCTTGCGGCGGCCCAATGTGCTTCCCATCGGCGATCTGGGAGTGCGCATGGCGATACAAAAAGCTTATAGAAAACGCAAGATGCCAACGCCCAAGCAAGTGGAGCAGATCGCTAAAGGCTGGCACCCGTATTGCAGCTTTGCTGCGTGGTATTTATGGCGGAGCCTGGAGCTGCCGAAAGACGAAAATCTCAACCACAGAGGACGCAGAGGAACACGGAGGGTTCTGAAGTCCAGAACCAAGTGA